From a region of the Xyrauchen texanus isolate HMW12.3.18 chromosome 47, RBS_HiC_50CHRs, whole genome shotgun sequence genome:
- the LOC127639042 gene encoding proline and serine-rich protein 2-like — protein MDVHVHNSGTLHYRLNNYQNTHTVQDDLQFLSMEERECILFFEETIGMLEEELEDDGARISREVHPVPITVRLPSPGDHDIIDLVHPTPEPSKHTDTLPAIPDFQELVGAPETPFEVKAKQNPMENSPSELTIATPVAEEGGHRPPPGSVPTPVVIASNIAEHQGPGGALPLPSMLNQRRHSLELPQNTSAKHGPPTHAKPMHLPDNISLMIGSREHVLHSIAAEAVSVQERRAQMLANLPGSAHPLEGGEPVCVRNLPIRSVSFRDLMPDKSRMEALSKLGLMRNRAQSVMYPSPRDSNAEGISFKTNANTVQTTFKSDNGPIHTCNASSRVHAPNSSSSLNAPNIAFTTNKAINNNVTSTVNIVADVPTTTHGMDTKDHCQTNTVTKQDNSRPSPALTSAEVTHSDFNSYGGKSITLNPTMTFWAEYIPPQSATAISSPKTEAQEVHLNSFGGWSRVMNPSVAHRDEPDGYSSYSHSLPSQISHLNNHGAQSKTLSSVEEDYSTVSPHPGRRTTDEDVSTIKVTSSHSEAPSHPVVTRQPPTPAPKPSRRSSPLSPTRPRLSPPSLELRHKPAPKSSFRSQGITVQFSGKGATNEARRDALRKLGLLRDTS, from the exons ATGGATGTTCACGTGCACAACAGTGGGACACTTCACTATAGGCTGAACAACTATCAGAATACTCATACT GTACAAGATGATCTACAGTTCCTCAGTATGGAGGAACGGGAGTGTATTTTGTTCTTCGAGGAAACCATTGGCATGCTAGAGGAGGAGCTGGAAGATGACGGGGCGAGAATATCCAGAGAGGTGCATCCAGTGCCCATTACAGTCCGACTTCCCAGCCCTGGAGATCATGACATCATTGACCTGGTGCATCCCACACCTGAGCCCAGCAAGCATACAGACACGCTGCCCGCCATCCCAG ATTTCCAAGAGCTGGTTGGAGCCCCAGAGACCCCTTTTGAGGTGAAGGCCAAGCAAAACCCAATGGAGAATTCCCCCTCAGAGCTGACCATCGCTACTCCTGTGGCCGAGGAGGGTGGACACCGACCCCCACCCGGTTCTGTTCCCACCCCTGTAGTCATCGCCAGTAACATCGCGGAGCACCAGGGTCCCGGCGGAGCCTTACCGCTACCTTCAATGTTGAACCAGCGAAGACACAGTCTGGAGTTACCACAAAACACCTCGGCCAAACACGGCCCTCCAACTCATGCCAAGCCAATGCATCTCCCAGACAACATCAGCTTGATGATTGGCAGCCGGGAACATGTTCTCCATTCCATCGCCGCAGAAGCTGTCAGTGTGCAGGAGCGCCGGGCACAGATGCTTGCCAACCTCCCTGGCTCCGCCCACCCTCTAGAGGGTGGAGAACCAGTCTGTGTCCGCAACCTTCCCATTCGGAGTGTGTCATTCCGAGATCTAATGCCTGACAAGTCCAGGATGGAGGCGCTCTCAAAGCTTGGGCTTATGAGGAACCGAGCGCAATCGGTCATGTACCCATCTCCTAGGGACTCAAATGCAGAAGGCATCAGCTTTAAGACTAACGCAAATACAGTTCAGACGACTTTCAAGAGTGATAATGGACCTATACACACCTGTAATGCTTCAAGTAGGGTTCATGCTCCAAACTCTTCCAGTAGTTTGAATGCCCCCAACATTGCTTTTACTACAAACAAGGCCATTAACAACAACGTTACCAGTACAGTGAACATCGTTGCTGATGTCCCCACTACGACCCATGGCATGGACACCAAAGACCACTGTCAAACCAACACCGTTACCAAACAGGACAATTCCAGACCCTCACCAGCGCTAACGAGTGCTGAGGTCACACACAGTGATTTCAACAGTTATGGTGGTAAGAGCATCACCTTGAACCCCACAATGACCTTTTGGGCTGAGTATATCCCACCTCAAAGTGCCACAGCCATTTCCTCGCCCAAAACAGAAGCTCAAGAGGTCCATCTCAACAGCTTTGGTGGTTGGTCCAGAGTCATGAATCCATCCGTAGCACACAGAGATGAGCCAGATGGATATAGCAGCTACAGCCACTCACTGCCTAGCCAAATCAGCCACCTAAATAACCATGGAGCCCAATCAAAGACCCTCTCGTCTGTAGAAGAGGACTACTCGACTGTGAGCCCGCACCCTGGAAGAAGGACCACTGACGAAGACGTTTCTACAATAAAAGTGACCTCCTCACACTCCGAAGCACCTTCGCATCCAGTTGTGACCAGACAACCTCCCACTCCGGCTCCAAAACCATCTCGGCGCTCAAGTCCTCTGAGTCCCACTAGGCCGAGACTCAGTCCTCCGTCCCTAGAGTTACGCCACAAACCTGCGCCAAAGTCGTCCTTTCGATCGCAGGGAATAACGGTCCAGTTCTCCGGGAAAGGAGCCACGAATGAAGCCAGACGTGATGCGCTACGCAAACTTGGACTGCTGAGGGATACTTCTTAA